The following is a genomic window from Chania multitudinisentens RB-25.
TTCCGATATTCATCGATATCGGCATCTTGTCGCTCCTGAAGTGTATGCTCACTTTGTTCACCGCATCTGTATTCTGGGCGGCGAATCCACGGGTAAGAGTACGTTAAGCATTGCATTGGCTGCTGCGCTAGACACGCTGTCTATCAGTGAGTATGGCCGTGAGCGTTGGGAGCAAAGGAAAGGGCATTTGATTTTCGATGACCTGCTGGAGATTGCACAAACCCAGATTTTGCGGGAAATGACTGCCCGCCCTAATCGCTATTTGGTTTGTGATACTTCGCCACTGACCACGTTATTTTATTCACTGGCGATGTTTGGCAAAGCAGATCCGGCATTGGAAGCATTAGCCTGCCAACATTATGATACCGTTGTGCTTTGCGCCGACGATTTCCCCTTTCAGCAGGATGGCACTCGCCAAGGTGAATCATTCCGCCAACGGCAACAGCAATGGTATATCGATGAATTGACCCAGCGTAACATTCCTTTCTTATACGTTACCGGCAGCGTGGCACAACGATTAACGCAGATCCTCAACCACTTGCCTCCTCACATTGCGGACATCGCCTAACGTAAAAAAAGCCTTCAGTATCAAAATCATGAAGGCTTTTTACTCGCCTGGCTGAGGGCTGTTTCCCTGAAAAATAATCTTTAAAATTAACTCAGTAGCAACCCGTCATCGTCTAGTTTTTCACCGCGTGTTTTTTCAAACATTGCCAGCAAATCGGTCACCTGCATCTTGGCTCGTTGTTCACCGCTGACATCCAGCACCACGCGCCCCTGATGCAGCATCACGGTACGATGGCCGTGATCCAACGCCTGGCGCATGGAGTGTGTCACCATCAGCACGGTAAGCTGCTGCTCTGCAACGATCCGATCCGTCAGCGCCAGCACAAAGGCTGCCGTTTTGGGATCGAGCGCTGCGGTATGTTCATCCAGCAGCAATAAACGGGAAGGCTGCAAGGAAGCCATCAGCAGACTGACCGCCTGCCGTTGCCCCCCGGAAAGCAACCCCATGTGATCGCCCAGGCGATTTTCTAACCCCAGCTCCAACGTAGCCAGCTTGTCCCGAAACAGTTGCCGCTGTTTATTCTTCACCGCGCGCTGAAACCCTCGAGATTGGCCGCGCTGGAGCGCCAGCGCCAGGTTTTCCTCAATGCTCAACCCTTCACACGTGCCGGCCAGTGGATCCTGAAACACCCGGGCCACCATACCCGCACGGCGCCAGGCTGGCATCAAGGTGACATCCTGCTCACCGATAAACAGCCGCCCCCGGTCAGGCGTAATATCACCGCTAACGGCGTTGAGTAAGGTGGATTTCCCCGCGCCATTGCTGCCAATCACGGTGACAAATTGCCCGGTTTCGATGTTAAGGGATAAACCACGAAGCACGGGATTTTCCAGTGGAGTGCCTGGATTGAAGGTTTTAAATAACTGTTCGGCACGCATCATGATGGCTGCTTCCCTTGCTTGCTTTTTAGTTTTTGTTTCAGCTTCGGCAGGATCAGCGCCAGTGTCACCAGCACCGCAGTGATGAGATTAAGATCTTGTGCCTGTAGGCCGATGAAATCCGCATTCAGAGCCAGGGAGATCATCAAACGATAGAGCAGTGCCCCTAGCAGAGTGGCAAGCGTGATCAGGTATAAACTGCGCGCGGGCAATAACGTCTCACCGATAATCACCGCCGCCAGGCCGACCACAATCGTCCCGATCCCCATGGAAATATCAGCACCGCCCTGGGTTTGCACATAGAAAGCGCCCGCCAGCGCAATCAACGCATTGGATAACGCCATGCCAATGACCGTGAGCCGGCTGGTCGCGATCCCTTGGGCACGAGCCATGCGTGGGTTGGCGCCGGTAGCACGCAGGGCAAGCCCCATTTCTGACGTCAGGAATGCATCCAACGCCAGCTTGGCAAACAACACCACAAACAGCAGCAATATCGGCTGGATCAGCCAGGCATTATCCTCAACCTGGCTGATGAAAGGGGTGAATACGCTGGGCAGGCCAATCAGAGCCAGATTCGGCGCGCCCATAATGCGCAGATTGATGGAGTACAGAGCAATCATGACCAGAATACTGGCCAGCAGTTGAAGAATACCCAACCGCACATGCAGCCAGGCGGTTAAACAACCGGCACCGGCGCCCGCCAGGGCGGCCATACCGCATGCCAGCCAAGGGTTATAACCACTGACAATCATGACTGCGGCAACTGCTCCGCCTAAAGGAAAACTGCCATCGGCCGTTAAGTCGGGAAAATTGAGCAGGCGAAAGGAAATCAGCACACCCAGCGCCACCAGCGCAAAGATCAGGCCGATTTCTAAGGCACCCATAAGGGAAATCAACGACATGCAAACCTCATAAAAAAACCTTGGCCCGCCACATTCGGCGGGCCAGTCATACCCGGTGTAAAAAATGCTTAATTGAGCATGTGGCGCAAAGAATTATTTAATGACTTCTTGTGCTGACTGTATGAGATCGGCAGAGAGGGTGACTCCCTGTTTCTCTGCGGCGGCAGGATTCACGCTCAGACTGAGCTTGTTCCCGACTTCCGGCGCTATCGTACCAGGCTGTTCCCCTTCTAACAGGCGAATAACGATTTTACCGGTCTGCCGGCCAAGATCGTAGTAACTCATACCTAGAGCAGCCGCGGCCCCGCGTTTAACAACGCTGTTATCACCGGCAATCAGCGGAATTTTAGCCTGGTTAGCAACGTTGACCAAGGATTCGTAGGTGGAGATAACGTTGTTATCAGTATTGGTATAGATCACGTCAACTTTACCCACCAGATTCTTCGCGGCCGGAGTGACATCGACCGTGCGCGGAGCAGGGGCTTCAACCAGCGTCATCCCACGTTTGGTTAATTCATCTTTCAGTTCTTTGACGACCACCGTTGAGTTGACTTCCCCTGGGCTGTAGACCATACCAACCCGTTTGGCATCCGGTTTCACCTTCAGAATCAGGTCAACCTGTGGGCCGATAGCCACGCTGTCAGAAACGCCGGTGACATTGGTGCCGCTTGGCTGCCAACTGCTGACCAACTTGGCTGCCACGGGATCGGTAACGGTAGTAAATACCACCGGAATGGTCTTGGTGGCAGCTACCACCGACTGGGCGGCCGGAGTGGAGATCGCTACGATGGCGTCAGGTTTGTCACCGATGAATTTACGGGCAATCTGCCCCGCGGTAGCCATATTCCCTTGTGCGCTCTGGAACTGAATTTTTACCTTATCCTGGTCATACCCTGCGGCTTTTAACTCATCAATGATGCCATCACGCGTGGCATTCAGCGCGGGATGATCAACGATAGACACGATCGCCACGGATTTCGGCGCGCTTGCTGCGTAGCCGTTTACAGCAAACAACGCTGCCGTGAGGGTTATAAAAAGTTTTCGACAGTTCAAGGGCATAAAAACATCCTTTTAGAATAAGTGTAAGTGGTTCAGAGCCGAGTCATTTATGAACCGTACTGGGTATTTCGAAGAGTGTTTTGCTGAATCCTCAAGCTGCCATAATATCTGTTTCTAGGGAAGCAGAACAGGCGATTTCTGTTGCTACGGGCGGAATGTTCCAGGCTGTCTCCCTTAAATGCGCTTATGTGCAATGACTGTTTCACGGGTTCAGGCCATCCCGCGGTTTAAAATCACGTTGAATAGATAACGGTGCTGAGAGGGAGACTGCTGCGTTGCGAGGGGATGAAACGGCCCCTCGAAGGAGACGAGGGGCTGTATACGTTATGACGTGTGTTCGTGATAAAACGGCAATTATTTAAGCTGCGATTTGATCTGTTCTAAGGCTTCGGTAGCGCATTGTGCATCCAAATGGCCGCCCGGCGCACCGGCAACGCCGATTGCACCAACCACTTCATCACCGGCTTTCACTGGCACACCGCCACCCAACAATAAGAAACCAGGGATATCTTTCAGGTTATTCGCTGCGGGGGTCTTCTGGCTGTTTTCCATTACTTGGCCGCTTGGGGTTTTGGTCGATAAAGCAGTGAATGCCTTTTGCTCGCTAGCTTTGACAGTATGAGGGCCAGCATTATCGGTACGCAGGACGGTTTTAATGATACCAGCACGATCCACAACGGTTACCGTTACATTGTGCCCAGCAGCCTGGCAAATTGCTACCGTGCGGCTGGCCAGATCGGTAGCCAGTGCAAGAGAAATATTACGTTCGGCGTTTAGAGCGGCAGCGTTGGCTTGAGTCAGTAAACCGAGAAATAAGGCTGAGGTTAGGGCAAGAGGCTTAATCATCTTAAATTCCTTATAGGCTTATGTTGTGATTGGGATAAGTATAGCCTGTATTTTAAGCACCCAGTTGGCCAAGAAACTATTCGGTCCATTACCTATCGCATACCGTAGAACTACCTACTGGTGGTCCTACCAATCGCTAAAAAACATCCGTTCCCCGCACAAATACGGCAAAAAAGAAAACATCAATATTGCATACCATTAACCATTAATTAACAATCAACCAGCAATTATATTACTTCTCCATATTGGTAGGGCCAATAATGTGGGGCTGAAAAGTAAAGGATCTTTGGAGATATCGGCATGCAAGTTTGGCAACAAGTTTATGATCCACTGGGGAATATCTGGCTGTCTAGCCTGATCGCGGCTATCCCGATTCTCTTTTTCTTCTTCGCGCTGATTAAACTTCAGCTCAAGGGTTACATTGCGGCGACGCTGACCGTGGGGATGGCTCTGCTCGTGGCGTTATTTCTCTACCAGATGCCGATTGATCGCGCACTTTCCTCGGTGGTTTATGGCTTCTTTTATGGGCTCTGGCCGATTGCCTGGATCATTATCGCCGCCGTGTTTGTTTACAAAATTGCGGTCAAAACCGGGCAGTTTGATATTATTCGCTCTTCGATCCTCTCTATTACGCCCGATCAGCGTTTGCAGATGCTGATTGTCGGGTTCTGTTTTGGGGCTTTCTTGGAGGGGGCTGCCGGTTTTGGGGCACCAGTCGCGATTACGGCGGCTTTACTGGTCGGGTTGGGATTCAAGCCGCTGTATGCAGCGGGGCTTTGCCTGATCGTCAACACTGCGCCAGTGGCCTTCGGGGCCATGGGTATTCCCATTATCGTTGCCGGGCAGGTGACCGGATTAGACAGTTTCGAAATTGGCCAAATGGTGGGCCGTCAACTGCCTTTCTTGACGATCATCGTGTTGTTCTGGATTATGGCGATCATGGATGGTTGGCGCGGCGTTAAAGAAACCTGGCCAGCGGTGATGGTCGCGGGGGGCTCGTTTGCCGTGGCACAGTATCTAAGCTCCAACTTTATTGGGCCAGAACTGCCGGATATCATTTCTTCCCTGGTTTCGCTGGTGTGCCTGACGCTGTTTCTGCGCGTTTGGCAGCCAACACGCATTTTCCGTTTTAACGATGAAGCTTCTGGTAGCCAGCCAGCGCCAATACAGCAAAACTATCGGTTAGGGCAGATTATTCGCGCCTGGATGCCGTTTATTTTCCTGACGGCGACGGTCACCCTGTGGAGTATCCCTCCGTTTAAAGCGCTGTTCGTTAAAGGTGGCGCGTTACAAGATTGGGTATTCAACTTCTCGGTGCCTTTTCTGGATAAGCTGGTGGCAAAAATGCCACCGGTTGTGGCGGCAATCACGCCATATGCCGCCGTCTTCAAACTTGACTGGTTCTCGGCCACTGGCACCGCGATTATGGTTGCAGCGCTTGCTTCGGTGATCTATTTGCGAATGAAACCCAAAGCGGCTGTTGCCACCTTCGTTGAAACTCTGCAAGAGCTGGCGCTGCCAATCTATTCCATCGGTATGGTGCTGGCATTTGCCTTCATCTCTAACTATTCCGGTCTGTCGGCAACGCTGGCGCTGGCATTGGCCCATACCGGGGGAGCATTCACCTTTTTCTCGCCGTTTCTTGGCTGGCTGGGGGTATTCCTGACGGGATCGGATACCTCATCCAACGCGCTGTTTGCCGCCCTCCAGGCCACGACTGCGCAACAGATTGGTGTCTCGGATGTTTTGTTGGTGGCTGCGAATACCACAGGCGGCGTAACAGGAAAAATGATTTCACCACAATCGATCGCCATTGCCTGTGCAGCGGTTGGGTTAGTGGGTAAAGAGTCTGACTTGTTCCGTTTTACGGTAAAACACAGCCTGATATTCACCTGTATCGTTGGCGTCATTACCACGTTACAGGCCTATGTGCTGACGTGGATGATCCCATGACAGTAAACCCGCCGCCGTATCCTCAACCTCGTTTGGCCGATGTTTTGGCCGAACGGATTAAAACGATGATCCGTGAACGCAAACTGGAGGCGGGGATGCGTTTACCCGCCGAACGCCAGTTAGCTACCGAGCTAGGCGTATCACGTTCTTCTTTGCGTGAAGCGATTCAAAAACTGATTAGTGAAAACAGACTGATCAGCCGACGCGGCGGGGGGAACTATATCCATATCGAAACGCCGCCCTGGTCTGAACAGCGGATTGTAGAACCGCTGAAAGAGCTGGTGGCTGGCGATCCTAATTATCGTTATGACATTTTGGAAGCTCGCCACGCTATTGAAGCCAGTACAGCCTGGCACGCTGCCATGCGTGCCACTGAAGCAGATAAAGAGAAGCTACAGGTTTGTTTTGATGCCACATTGCAGTTTAAAGAGAGCGACAACCCTGATCTGGCGGCTCAGGCCGATGTGCGTTTTCATCTTGCGATTGCGGAAGCCTCGCATAATGTGGTTTTGCTGCAAACCATGCGCGGTTTTTTCGATTTGATGCAGTGTTCCGTCATGCATAGCCGCCAGCGTATGTATACCGTGCCGGTGATCTTCGCATGCCTCACTGAACAGCATGGCGCACTGTTACAGGCAATTCTGGCAGGCGATCCTGAACGTGCGGGCCGGGCGGCAAAAAACCACCTTGGATTCGTGCATTCCACCATTAAAAACCTGCATGAAGATGAAGCAAGACAGGCGCGTATTACCCGTCTGCCAGATGAAGACTCACTGTAAGCCATAAGGAAGCCATGCCATGATTATTTCAGCAGCCAGTGACTATCGCGGCGCAGCGCAACGCAAGCTGCCGCCGTTCCTGTTTCATTATATTGACGGTGGTGCTTACGCCGAACACACGCTGCGGCGTAATACCGAAGATCTTGCCCAGGTCGCGTTAAGGCAGCGCGTATTGAAAAATATGTCAATGCTCAGCCTCGAAACTCAGCTCTTTAACGAAACGCTATCAATGCCGGTGGCGCTTGCTCCTGTGGGATTGTGCGGTATGTATGCCCGCCGTGGTGAGGTGCAGGCCGCACGAGCCGCAGATAAAAAAGGCATCCCTTTTACGCTTTCCACGGTGTCTGTCTGCCCTATTGAAGAAGTGAGCCCGGCGATCCAGCGCCCCATGTGGTTTCAGTTATATGTGTTAAAAGACCGTGGATTCATGCGCAATGTATTGGAGCGTGCCAAGGCCGCAGGATGTTCCACGCTGGTGTTTACCGTCGATATGCCAACCCCCGGCGCTCGTTACCGCGATGCCCATTCGGGCATGAGCGGCCCGAATGCCGCGCTGCGCCGCTATTGGCAATCTGTTACTCGCCCCGCCTGGGCTTGGGATGTCGGCCTGCACGGCCGCCCGCACGATCTGGGAAATATTTCTGCTTATCTCGGTAAACCCACCGGATTGGAGGATTACATCGGTTGGTTGGCAAGCAACTTCGATCCTGCTATTTCATGGCATGACTTGGAATGGATCCGTGATTTCTGGGAAGGGCCGATGGTGATTAAAGGGATTCTCGATGCGGATGATGCGCGTGATGCCGTGCGTTTTGGTGCGGATGGTATTGTGGTTTCCAACCACGGTGGCCGCCAGCTTGATGGGGTACTCTCCTCTGCCCGTGCGCTGCCTACGATTGCCGATGCGGTAAAAGGCGATATCACCCTCCTGGCTGACAGTGGGATTCGTAATGGTTTAGACGTGGTGCGCATGATTGCCCTGGGGGCAGACAGCGTGCTACTGGGGCGGGCTTATGTCTACGCTCTGGCGGCGGCTGGCGAGGCCGGTGTGGAAAACCTGCTCAATCTTATCGAAAAAGAGATGCGTGTTGCCATGACGCTCACGGGTGCCAAGAGTATTGCTGAAATCAGCCATGATTCATTGGTACAGGAGGAAAAACAGGGTGTTGCGCTGGGCTAATTGGCCTGATGTACCACGGCCCAGCGCAAGCAGGCAGATATTTGCAGCAGGAACATGAACGGGTCTTTAGCAGTGCTGCGCTATCCCTTGTTCCACTGCATCCAGCAACTGATAACGGCGGCGGTATTCCGCACGTTTTTTGCTGGCAATATCCTCAGGCCGTTTCCGTGTAATACGCGTCGGTAGCTGATAATAACCGCAAGTGAGTTGTCTGGCTCCTATCGACAGCCAAAATTGATCGTAATCTGCATGCAGTACGTCTCGTTTTTTTCTTTTATAGCGCCAGTTTTGGTAGATGTGGCTAGCATTGCTGACAGCCATAATGTGATGAATGCCCAGGTGATAGGCGAGATATGTAATACTTTCTAATACCAGTCTTTTGGGAAACAGCCCGTGGCAGGCTTTGGTGGCATTCGGGATTTCAATGTAAGGCACCTGTTTTTTGGCTCCTTGCAGGCCACCGATAAACAAGGTGAGCTTTTGCTGGTAATACATTAGGGTAAAGGTAATTTCCGCTAACATGGCCCCCATGGCATTGCGCATGAGAAGTGTGGCTTCCCCTTCTTTATTCAGATTATCAATGGCTGACAATTCCAGTGTATATCGCTCACCGCCTTTGCCCGTAATCTGGTTTAAGACAAAGGGCGTGCTGCCGAGATAACCCAGGCGCATTTTTGGCGGCATGCGTTGTTCAATAAAATCATAATGCTCACACAAGGCGGCTAGGCCCGCGGCTTGGTTCATATAAGCGCTCAGGTACGGGCGATGCAGTTTACAGGGCAGATTAGGTTGAGCGTGCAGGATTTTCTCTAGTAACGGATGTTTAGCCAACCAGTTTAGAAGCTTGTGGGTAATACGCCAATGCAACAATGAGCGGCTAAGAAATTTTAGACGAAATGAGGTTTTACTCCAGGATTGGCTCGGTAGTATCGCACCACTCATCAACGCTGCCATCAAGTGCCAACCATTGGCTGGGGGGGATGAGATAAGTGGGTAATCATGCCTATGCATATTGGATGCCTTGATTAAATAATGTTTAGCACTATTTAATCAAGGCATCACTAAACGGTAGAGCAATGCTGTGATCTATTTTTTGTTCTTTACTAAATAACTTTGCATATTATTGCGTTACTTTCCTCAATCCATATTGATTACCGGTTTCAGTCGCTACCGAATGTACATGGTATTGATGATTTCGTATTATGATTTTATGTAACAATGATATGCACTTGATGAACAACAGAATTGCTAAGATCCACAAATCCAGGCTAAAGCCAAAACGCATACCTTAGTATAGGCTTCAGCTTATTGTGCCTGAACTTGTGAGTCTTTATTACTGCTGTAATTCCCTGGTATTGGCAGAAAAAA
Proteins encoded in this region:
- a CDS encoding AAA family ATPase; this translates as MKRFATGLIVGKFAPLHQGHEILINAALEVCEKLVIISYSLPELPGFAPARRRCYLQARFPQAHILVLAPEEALAWGIGPMPHNDSDDDSHRHFVASLCLQQLNVMPEAVFTAEDYGDGFAQVLSTRFQRQVLHVRLQRESGPGARSGTLIRSDIHRYRHLVAPEVYAHFVHRICILGGESTGKSTLSIALAAALDTLSISEYGRERWEQRKGHLIFDDLLEIAQTQILREMTARPNRYLVCDTSPLTTLFYSLAMFGKADPALEALACQHYDTVVLCADDFPFQQDGTRQGESFRQRQQQWYIDELTQRNIPFLYVTGSVAQRLTQILNHLPPHIADIA
- a CDS encoding ABC transporter ATP-binding protein is translated as MMRAEQLFKTFNPGTPLENPVLRGLSLNIETGQFVTVIGSNGAGKSTLLNAVSGDITPDRGRLFIGEQDVTLMPAWRRAGMVARVFQDPLAGTCEGLSIEENLALALQRGQSRGFQRAVKNKQRQLFRDKLATLELGLENRLGDHMGLLSGGQRQAVSLLMASLQPSRLLLLDEHTAALDPKTAAFVLALTDRIVAEQQLTVLMVTHSMRQALDHGHRTVMLHQGRVVLDVSGEQRAKMQVTDLLAMFEKTRGEKLDDDGLLLS
- a CDS encoding ABC transporter permease, which codes for MSLISLMGALEIGLIFALVALGVLISFRLLNFPDLTADGSFPLGGAVAAVMIVSGYNPWLACGMAALAGAGAGCLTAWLHVRLGILQLLASILVMIALYSINLRIMGAPNLALIGLPSVFTPFISQVEDNAWLIQPILLLFVVLFAKLALDAFLTSEMGLALRATGANPRMARAQGIATSRLTVIGMALSNALIALAGAFYVQTQGGADISMGIGTIVVGLAAVIIGETLLPARSLYLITLATLLGALLYRLMISLALNADFIGLQAQDLNLITAVLVTLALILPKLKQKLKSKQGKQPS
- a CDS encoding ABC transporter substrate-binding protein; this translates as MSIVDHPALNATRDGIIDELKAAGYDQDKVKIQFQSAQGNMATAGQIARKFIGDKPDAIVAISTPAAQSVVAATKTIPVVFTTVTDPVAAKLVSSWQPSGTNVTGVSDSVAIGPQVDLILKVKPDAKRVGMVYSPGEVNSTVVVKELKDELTKRGMTLVEAPAPRTVDVTPAAKNLVGKVDVIYTNTDNNVISTYESLVNVANQAKIPLIAGDNSVVKRGAAAALGMSYYDLGRQTGKIVIRLLEGEQPGTIAPEVGNKLSLSVNPAAAEKQGVTLSADLIQSAQEVIK
- a CDS encoding GlcG/HbpS family heme-binding protein, with product MIKPLALTSALFLGLLTQANAAALNAERNISLALATDLASRTVAICQAAGHNVTVTVVDRAGIIKTVLRTDNAGPHTVKASEQKAFTALSTKTPSGQVMENSQKTPAANNLKDIPGFLLLGGGVPVKAGDEVVGAIGVAGAPGGHLDAQCATEALEQIKSQLK
- the lldP gene encoding L-lactate permease; this translates as MQVWQQVYDPLGNIWLSSLIAAIPILFFFFALIKLQLKGYIAATLTVGMALLVALFLYQMPIDRALSSVVYGFFYGLWPIAWIIIAAVFVYKIAVKTGQFDIIRSSILSITPDQRLQMLIVGFCFGAFLEGAAGFGAPVAITAALLVGLGFKPLYAAGLCLIVNTAPVAFGAMGIPIIVAGQVTGLDSFEIGQMVGRQLPFLTIIVLFWIMAIMDGWRGVKETWPAVMVAGGSFAVAQYLSSNFIGPELPDIISSLVSLVCLTLFLRVWQPTRIFRFNDEASGSQPAPIQQNYRLGQIIRAWMPFIFLTATVTLWSIPPFKALFVKGGALQDWVFNFSVPFLDKLVAKMPPVVAAITPYAAVFKLDWFSATGTAIMVAALASVIYLRMKPKAAVATFVETLQELALPIYSIGMVLAFAFISNYSGLSATLALALAHTGGAFTFFSPFLGWLGVFLTGSDTSSNALFAALQATTAQQIGVSDVLLVAANTTGGVTGKMISPQSIAIACAAVGLVGKESDLFRFTVKHSLIFTCIVGVITTLQAYVLTWMIP
- the lldR gene encoding transcriptional regulator LldR, with translation MTVNPPPYPQPRLADVLAERIKTMIRERKLEAGMRLPAERQLATELGVSRSSLREAIQKLISENRLISRRGGGNYIHIETPPWSEQRIVEPLKELVAGDPNYRYDILEARHAIEASTAWHAAMRATEADKEKLQVCFDATLQFKESDNPDLAAQADVRFHLAIAEASHNVVLLQTMRGFFDLMQCSVMHSRQRMYTVPVIFACLTEQHGALLQAILAGDPERAGRAAKNHLGFVHSTIKNLHEDEARQARITRLPDEDSL
- the lldD gene encoding FMN-dependent L-lactate dehydrogenase LldD, giving the protein MIISAASDYRGAAQRKLPPFLFHYIDGGAYAEHTLRRNTEDLAQVALRQRVLKNMSMLSLETQLFNETLSMPVALAPVGLCGMYARRGEVQAARAADKKGIPFTLSTVSVCPIEEVSPAIQRPMWFQLYVLKDRGFMRNVLERAKAAGCSTLVFTVDMPTPGARYRDAHSGMSGPNAALRRYWQSVTRPAWAWDVGLHGRPHDLGNISAYLGKPTGLEDYIGWLASNFDPAISWHDLEWIRDFWEGPMVIKGILDADDARDAVRFGADGIVVSNHGGRQLDGVLSSARALPTIADAVKGDITLLADSGIRNGLDVVRMIALGADSVLLGRAYVYALAAAGEAGVENLLNLIEKEMRVAMTLTGAKSIAEISHDSLVQEEKQGVALG
- a CDS encoding VirK/YbjX family protein — translated: MHRHDYPLISSPPANGWHLMAALMSGAILPSQSWSKTSFRLKFLSRSLLHWRITHKLLNWLAKHPLLEKILHAQPNLPCKLHRPYLSAYMNQAAGLAALCEHYDFIEQRMPPKMRLGYLGSTPFVLNQITGKGGERYTLELSAIDNLNKEGEATLLMRNAMGAMLAEITFTLMYYQQKLTLFIGGLQGAKKQVPYIEIPNATKACHGLFPKRLVLESITYLAYHLGIHHIMAVSNASHIYQNWRYKRKKRDVLHADYDQFWLSIGARQLTCGYYQLPTRITRKRPEDIASKKRAEYRRRYQLLDAVEQGIAQHC